The genomic segment ACAGCACCCCGGTCAGCATGGCTAGGCCGAAGCTGGCAAACAGCTCGCCCATGACCTCGGCGTCACCCAGCGCGAGTTGTTTCACTCCGGGTGGCAGGTTGGTGATTGAGGGCAGCTTTTGCACCGCCTCGGTCACATCGCCCAGTGGCGCGCCGGAGAGCTCCACTTCAAAGGTGATGTTGCGCGAGCGGTTCAGGCGGTCGATCACCGCAGGGCCACCAGCCACTTCGAGCGTCGCCACTTGGCTGAGCATGACCGGGCCTTTGACGCCGGGCACTGATAGGCGGCCCAGCAGCTCCAGGTCCTGGCGCGCGGAGTCATCCAGCTTCACCACAATCGGCACTTGACGCTGGCTAAGGTTGAGCTTGGCCAGCGACGTGTCGTAGTCACCCACCGTCGCAATGCGCAGGGTCTCGCCAATGGCGGCACTGGTCACACCCAAGTCAGCTGCTTTGGCAAAGTCGGGGCGCACTGCAATTTCAGAGCGGATCAAGCTCGCGCTGGAGGTGATGCTGCCCAAGCCGGGGATGGTGCGCAGGTCACGCTCCACCGCAGCGGCCGCACTGGCCAGGGCCAGGGGGTCTTCGCCGGTCAGCACCAATTGGTACTTCTCGCCGCTTCCGCCCAAGCCCACCTTGCTGCGGATGCCGGGCACTTCGGACATCGCCGCGCGGATGGCGTTTTCAATGCCCTGCTTGCGCGGGCGCTGGCCGCGCTCGGTCAACAACACCGTGAGGGTGGCTTTGCGAACCTCGGTGGTACCTGCAGGCGCAAACGGGTCGGAGCCCGCCGCACCGCCACCGATGGTGGTGTAAATGCTCTGGATGTGATCGACCTTGCCCAGCAACTGGCGGGCATGCTCCGCCGCATCGCGGGTTTGTTTCAAGGTCGAGCCCGGCGGCAGTTCGATGTAGACCTGCGTCTGCGAGTTGTCGTCCGGCGGAATGAAGCCGGTGGGCAACAAGGGGATCAGCATGATGGAGCCCACAAAGAACAAAGCCGCCGCACCCATGGTGATCCAGCGGTGGCGCAGCGCCCAACGGCTGGCGCGAATGTAGGCACCCATCCAAAACGGCTCTTTGTGTTCGCGCGGGCTGCGCTTCATGATGTAGGCAGCCATCATGGGCGTGAGCACCCGTGCCACCACCAGCGAGGCAAACACCGCGAGTGCTGCCGTCCAGCCGAACTGCTTGAAAAACTTGCCGGGAATGCCGCTCATGAATGCGGTCGGCAAAAACACCGCAATCAGGGTGAAGGTGGTCGCCACCACGGCCAGGCCGATTTCGTCGGCCGCTTCCATCGCGGCCTGAAAGGGTGTCTTGCCCATGTTCAGGTGGCGTTCGATGTTCTCGACCTCCACAATCGCATCGTCCACCAGCACGCCGATCACCAGCGAGAGCGCTAACAACGTTACGGTGTTGATGGAGAAGCCCAGGTAGGCCATGCCGATGAAGGCGGGAATCGCAGACAAAGGCAAAGCCACCGCCGACACGAAGGTCGCACGCCAGTTGCGCAGGAACAGCCACACCACAATCACCGCCAGCACCGCACCTTCGTACAGCATGGTCATGGACGCATCAAACTCTTCGGCCACGGGCTTCACAAAGTCAAACGCGTAGGTGAGTTCAATATCAGGGTGCTGGGCTTTGAGCTCTTCGAGCGCTGCATTCACTGCAGCGCCGACTTCCACCTCGCTGGCACCTTTGCTGCGGGTGATCTCAAACCCCACCACCGGCACACCGTTGAGTAGCGCGGCAGCGCGCGGCTCAGCGATGGTGTCTTTGACGGTGGCCACTTGGTCGAGGCGCACACGTTGGCCGTTGGACAGCGTCAGCTCCAGATTGGCCAGCTCTTCGGCGGTCTTGACAGTGGCCAATGTGCGCATCGGCTGCTCGCTGCCGCCCAGGTCGGCACGGCCGCCTGCGCTCTCGGTTTGCACCTGTTTGAGCTGGCGCGAAATGTCGGCCGCGGTAGCGCCCAGGCCTTGCAGTTTCATGGGGTCGAGGGCGACCTCCACCTCGCGGGTGACCCCGCCCACGCGTACCACCGAGCCCACGCCCTTCACGCCCAGCAGGCGGCGCGAGACGGTGTTGTCCACAAACCAGCTCAGCGCTTCGTCATCCATCTTTTCGGAGCGGATGGTGAGCGCCAGAATCGGCGCGCCCGACAGGTTCACCTTGTTGATCACCGGGTCGCGCACGTCGCTAGGGAGCTCACTGCGCACGCCCTGCACGGCGCTGCGCACTTCGTCCAGCGCTTCTTGCGTAGGCTTCTCCAGGCGGAATTCGGCGGTAATGGAAACGCCACCGTCCTGCACCTTGGTGTAGATGTTTTTCAGACCTTGGATGGACGCAATCGCGTTTTCCAGCTTGCGGGCCACTTCGGTTTCCAGCTGGGCCGGCGCTGCACCGGGCAGGCTGGCCGAGATGGTGATGTTGGGCAGCTCCAGGTCAGGGAACTGCTGCACCTTCATGCTGTTGAAAGCCAGCATGCCGGCGAAGGTCAGCATCACAAAGAGCATAACCGCCGGTATGGGGTTTTTGATCGACCACGAGGAGACATTCATCGGTTTTGCTCCTTATTTCGTAGCTGCTTGCGCAGGCGCTACAGGCGCTACAGCCGCTTTTGGCTTGGAATCTGCAGCGTCCACCACCTTCACGATGTCGCCTTCACTCAGGAAACTGCCGCCGCTGGCCACCAGCTTGTCTTCCGGCTTCACGCCGCTTTGGATTTCGATCTGCTCACCCACCACGCGGCCGGTCTGCACCTTGAGTTGGCTCACCCGGTTGTCGCTGCCCACGCGGTACGCGTAGCTGAAACCGTCGCGCACGAGGACTGCGGTTTGCGGCACGGTAAGTGCCCCGGTGCTGCCCAGCTCGAACTCACCACGGGCATACATGCCGGGTTTGAACGCGCCACCCAGCGACTGGCCGGCCGTCGATGCTGCCAACAAGTCCACATACACCAAGCCATTGCGGGTGGCAGCGTCCACGGTGGGCGCAAGCATGCGCACCTTGCCTTTGGCCTGCACGCCACCGGGCGAGGTGACCAGCACCGTCATGCCGGGTTTGATACGGGCAAACTCCGCCGAGGTCACTTCACCCCGCCACTCCAGCCGCCCTTGGCGGATGAGCTTGAACATTTCGGTGCCAGCCCCCACCACCGCACCCACACTGGCACTGCGGGCAGAGATGATGCCACTGTCGGGCGCGAGCAATTGGGTTTGCTTCAAGCGCAGCAGCTGGGCGTCCAGCTGAGCCTGGGCAGACGCCACGCGCGCCTTGGCGGTGGCCTCTTGCGTGAGGTACTGGTTGATCTGCTGGGCGCTGATGGCGCCGGTGCCCTGCACGGCGCGCGCGCGGTCGCCGTTGGCCAGCGCTTCGGCCGCATTGGCCTGCGCCTCGTTCAGGCTGGCACGCGCCAGCGCCACATCGGCCTGCACGCTTTCAGAGGCAAAGGTCGCCAGCACCTGGCCGCGCTTCACGCTGTCGCCCACACCCGCGTGCAGCTCAGCCACGCGCAGGCCGCTGGCCTCTGAGCCCACGCTGGCTTCCTGCCAGGCGGCGACACCGCCGTTGGCGTAGAGCTTG from the Rhodoferax potami genome contains:
- a CDS encoding efflux RND transporter permease subunit, whose translation is MNVSSWSIKNPIPAVMLFVMLTFAGMLAFNSMKVQQFPDLELPNITISASLPGAAPAQLETEVARKLENAIASIQGLKNIYTKVQDGGVSITAEFRLEKPTQEALDEVRSAVQGVRSELPSDVRDPVINKVNLSGAPILALTIRSEKMDDEALSWFVDNTVSRRLLGVKGVGSVVRVGGVTREVEVALDPMKLQGLGATAADISRQLKQVQTESAGGRADLGGSEQPMRTLATVKTAEELANLELTLSNGQRVRLDQVATVKDTIAEPRAAALLNGVPVVGFEITRSKGASEVEVGAAVNAALEELKAQHPDIELTYAFDFVKPVAEEFDASMTMLYEGAVLAVIVVWLFLRNWRATFVSAVALPLSAIPAFIGMAYLGFSINTVTLLALSLVIGVLVDDAIVEVENIERHLNMGKTPFQAAMEAADEIGLAVVATTFTLIAVFLPTAFMSGIPGKFFKQFGWTAALAVFASLVVARVLTPMMAAYIMKRSPREHKEPFWMGAYIRASRWALRHRWITMGAAALFFVGSIMLIPLLPTGFIPPDDNSQTQVYIELPPGSTLKQTRDAAEHARQLLGKVDHIQSIYTTIGGGAAGSDPFAPAGTTEVRKATLTVLLTERGQRPRKQGIENAIRAAMSEVPGIRSKVGLGGSGEKYQLVLTGEDPLALASAAAAVERDLRTIPGLGSITSSASLIRSEIAVRPDFAKAADLGVTSAAIGETLRIATVGDYDTSLAKLNLSQRQVPIVVKLDDSARQDLELLGRLSVPGVKGPVMLSQVATLEVAGGPAVIDRLNRSRNITFEVELSGAPLGDVTEAVQKLPSITNLPPGVKQLALGDAEVMGELFASFGLAMLTGVLCIYIVLVLLFKDFLQPFTILAALPLSLGGAFVGLLVVNQSFSMPSLIGLIMLMGIATKNSILLVEYAILARRGSDGSDGHPVAAPMSRFDALIDACHKRARPIVMTTIAMGAGMVPLAVGWGAADSSFRSPMAVAVIGGLITSTVLSLLVIPSVFTVVDDLEHLLGRFKRWVLREKPAAEALPLQ
- a CDS encoding efflux RND transporter periplasmic adaptor subunit; its protein translation is MNQFHFKPLTLGLLTASVLTLAGLGLFATRTQAADAPKAAAAPKAALTVSTVQAKSSQLPVKLYANGGVAAWQEASVGSEASGLRVAELHAGVGDSVKRGQVLATFASESVQADVALARASLNEAQANAAEALANGDRARAVQGTGAISAQQINQYLTQEATAKARVASAQAQLDAQLLRLKQTQLLAPDSGIISARSASVGAVVGAGTEMFKLIRQGRLEWRGEVTSAEFARIKPGMTVLVTSPGGVQAKGKVRMLAPTVDAATRNGLVYVDLLAASTAGQSLGGAFKPGMYARGEFELGSTGALTVPQTAVLVRDGFSYAYRVGSDNRVSQLKVQTGRVVGEQIEIQSGVKPEDKLVASGGSFLSEGDIVKVVDAADSKPKAAVAPVAPAQAATK